From Spirosoma aerolatum, one genomic window encodes:
- a CDS encoding serine-rich family protein: MTGTSNSFIGTSTGKNNTTGSYNSFVGAWAGLNNTSGNRNSFLGYHSGVNNTTGSNNFFAGFQAGFFNTTGDNNSFLGAWSGNNNTVGTGNSFVGYTAGYTNTTGYANSFLGVSTGYANTTGYNNSFVGYNAGYANTTGYQNSFIGSYAGASNTGGAYNSFIGSSAGFYNTSGYFNSFFGFSAGNANTTGYQNSFLGSHAGNYNTIGDSNSFAGYRAGYSNTTGDNNSFLGAYAGNSNTTGSNNSFFGYRAGQNNSTGSNNIIIGPQSGTAITTSDDNVLMGYNVQAGDGTGGHHVIIGGEAGAGQWAGVSNTLIGHQTRAESVALHHATAVGAGATVRVSNAVVLGNEANVGIGTSSPTARLHIRSPHEHESGIRLEQLTSESPVQARTDKFLSVNERGEVVLVHYRLRIDHPNEWADRVFRADYKLMPLSEVFSYVRQWGHLPRVVSAEQVAKEGVDLTKLTAILLEKIEELTLYSIELEKANQRLQQKQQQDSQTLETIRQKQAKLEQLLNQLVKK, translated from the coding sequence ATGACAGGAACTTCGAATTCTTTTATAGGAACTTCTACGGGTAAGAACAACACAACGGGTAGTTATAATTCGTTTGTAGGAGCTTGGGCGGGTTTGAATAACACGTCAGGTAACCGTAATTCGTTTTTAGGATACCATTCGGGCGTTAACAATACAACGGGTAGTAATAATTTTTTTGCAGGTTTTCAGGCAGGTTTTTTTAATACGACAGGCGATAATAATTCCTTTTTAGGGGCTTGGTCGGGTAATAACAATACCGTAGGCACTGGAAATTCTTTTGTCGGATACACTGCTGGGTACACTAACACGACAGGGTATGCTAATTCCTTTTTAGGTGTTTCTACTGGTTATGCCAATACTACAGGATATAATAACTCATTTGTAGGCTATAATGCAGGCTATGCCAATACAACAGGCTATCAAAATTCCTTTATCGGGTCTTATGCAGGCGCTTCTAATACCGGGGGGGCTTATAATTCCTTCATAGGCTCCTCTGCTGGGTTTTACAATACAAGTGGCTATTTTAATTCATTTTTCGGCTTCTCCGCAGGCAATGCCAATACAACAGGTTATCAGAATTCATTTTTGGGATCTCATGCAGGTAATTATAATACAATAGGCGATTCGAATTCCTTTGCAGGTTATCGGGCAGGTTATTCCAACACAACAGGTGATAATAATTCGTTTTTAGGAGCCTATGCTGGCAATTCCAACACAACGGGTAGTAATAATTCGTTTTTCGGTTACCGGGCTGGTCAGAACAATTCTACAGGTAGCAATAACATTATTATTGGCCCTCAATCAGGCACGGCTATTACAACCAGTGATGATAATGTACTTATGGGTTATAACGTCCAAGCGGGTGATGGGACCGGCGGGCATCACGTCATTATCGGTGGAGAAGCCGGGGCTGGACAGTGGGCAGGAGTGAGTAATACCCTGATTGGGCATCAGACCCGTGCCGAATCGGTAGCCTTGCACCATGCCACTGCTGTTGGGGCGGGAGCCACTGTACGGGTGAGTAATGCAGTAGTGCTGGGGAATGAAGCGAATGTGGGCATTGGTACCAGTTCGCCTACCGCCCGGCTACATATCCGTAGCCCTCATGAGCACGAATCAGGGATACGTCTGGAACAATTGACCAGTGAAAGTCCGGTTCAGGCAAGAACCGACAAGTTTCTGAGTGTTAATGAGCGAGGAGAGGTCGTGTTGGTTCACTATCGTTTACGGATTGATCACCCTAACGAATGGGCAGATCGGGTGTTTAGAGCTGATTATAAACTAATGCCTCTTTCGGAAGTGTTTAGTTATGTTCGGCAGTGGGGACATTTGCCCAGAGTCGTGTCCGCCGAGCAAGTAGCTAAAGAGGGGGTTGATTTAACGAAGTTAACAGCAATACTATTAGAGAAGATTGAAGAACTAACCTTGTATAGTATTGAGTTGGAGAAAGCTAATCAACGTCTACAACAGAAGCAACAGCAAGATTCACAGACTTTGGAGACTATTCGGCAGAAACAGGCAAAACTAGAGCAATTACTCAATCAGTTAGTGAAGAAATAG
- a CDS encoding YdeI/OmpD-associated family protein has product MPTFTTILQKFGEKGDKTRWTYIEIPIAVSDELKPGQKTSFRVKGTLDSYPIKQIALLPMGKSAARLDGLEGGFMMPINASMRRGMGKEDEGQSIRVTLEVDTDPIPISADLLDCLEDDPVAKAHFQTLSRSHQTYFSNWIDDAKTIETRTKRLTQAITGLAMKLNFGEMIRYFKPGLR; this is encoded by the coding sequence ATGCCCACCTTTACTACTATCCTGCAAAAATTCGGCGAGAAAGGCGATAAGACCCGCTGGACGTATATCGAAATACCCATCGCCGTTTCTGATGAACTGAAGCCCGGCCAGAAAACCAGCTTTCGGGTGAAAGGAACGCTGGACAGCTACCCGATCAAACAAATTGCGTTGTTACCCATGGGGAAAAGTGCTGCACGTCTGGATGGGCTGGAGGGTGGTTTTATGATGCCCATCAATGCATCCATGCGCCGGGGGATGGGGAAAGAAGACGAAGGGCAATCCATACGCGTAACCCTCGAAGTGGACACCGACCCCATACCGATCTCCGCTGACTTACTCGACTGCCTGGAAGATGATCCCGTCGCGAAAGCGCATTTTCAAACACTCAGCCGGAGCCATCAGACCTATTTCTCAAACTGGATTGACGATGCTAAAACCATCGAAACCCGAACCAAACGACTCACCCAGGCTATCACCGGACTCGCCATGAAACTGAATTTCGGTGAAATGATCCGGTATTTTAAACCGGGATTACGCTGA
- a CDS encoding TonB-dependent receptor: MKACFLLLLLGLTQGLLYAQPTPTRLIRGSVTDADNHKPIPFGNITLVGQSKGAITDARGQFSLSIKADTLVHKLIISCVGFKSDTISVTPGTDMYTSTLVSVVNALNEVVVTGVTRGTLLRQNPVAILAISHRAIEGTASSNIIDVLVKNAPGLNAVKTGPNISKPFIRGLGYNRVLTLYDGVRQEGQQWGDEHGIEVDNYNIERAEVIKGPASLMYGSDALAGVVSMMPVYPKDTEGKLKVGFVTEYQSNNRLLGESISLASGGSRWAWNFRGSIRAATNYQNKIDGRVYNTGFSERTLTTMVGYSGHQGYSRFGASLYDNLQGIPDGSRDSLTRQFTKQVFESDQDDIQHRPIVPASELTSYHLSPLHQHIQHYRLHTNNHYQIGNGEIDALLAFQQNVRREYSHPTQVDQPSLYVRLNTLNYGLRYNLPNVGHLATTLGVNGMYQANKNKNGTAFPIPDYHLFDVGTFVFLKWQADKLTLSGGLRYDNRRLRGDDFYVRTNPKTGFDERVSLPDTAGATLQYPQLKQSFTGISASLGLTYEFSDNLSLKANIARGYRAPSITEIASNGLDPGAHIVYIGNRNFQPEFSIQEDIGLTATYPDVNFGVSVFNNFILNYISLAQLVDDKGEPVVIVPGNKTFQYQQSSAQLFGFETQFSLHPTTWKGFTFDNTIAVVYGYNRGARYTDAGVQGEYLPFIPPLRISTGVSQQLPIKRGWLSDVTVKADVDHNARQDRYLGLNDTETPTDGYTLVNLGLDSQIHIGRDRPALRFLFQINNLFDTAYQSNLSRLKYFEYFTQSPNGHLGMYGMGRNICLKLTIPFN; this comes from the coding sequence ATGAAAGCATGTTTCCTATTATTACTCCTCGGGCTAACCCAGGGACTACTTTACGCGCAACCCACGCCCACTCGCCTGATTCGTGGCTCCGTTACCGATGCCGATAACCATAAACCAATTCCGTTCGGCAACATAACGCTGGTTGGACAAAGCAAAGGGGCCATTACGGATGCTCGTGGTCAGTTTTCGCTGTCTATTAAGGCCGATACGCTGGTGCACAAACTTATCATTTCGTGCGTAGGCTTCAAGTCAGACACCATTTCGGTTACGCCTGGAACCGACATGTATACCTCCACACTAGTATCCGTTGTCAATGCGTTGAACGAAGTGGTGGTAACGGGCGTAACGCGTGGTACGCTGCTTCGACAAAACCCAGTGGCCATTCTGGCTATTTCCCACCGGGCTATCGAAGGCACGGCCAGTAGCAATATCATCGATGTACTGGTCAAAAATGCACCTGGTCTGAATGCCGTCAAAACGGGGCCTAATATCTCCAAGCCATTCATCAGGGGGCTAGGCTACAACCGGGTGCTCACGCTCTACGATGGCGTTCGACAGGAAGGCCAGCAATGGGGTGATGAACACGGTATTGAAGTCGATAACTACAACATCGAACGGGCGGAAGTGATCAAAGGCCCAGCCAGCCTCATGTACGGTTCCGATGCGCTGGCCGGAGTAGTGAGTATGATGCCGGTGTATCCCAAAGATACGGAGGGCAAGCTCAAGGTCGGCTTTGTAACCGAATACCAATCCAATAATCGGCTCCTCGGCGAATCGATCAGTCTGGCGTCGGGTGGTTCACGCTGGGCCTGGAATTTCCGGGGATCTATCCGGGCGGCTACCAATTATCAGAATAAAATCGACGGACGAGTGTACAATACGGGCTTTTCAGAACGCACGCTGACAACCATGGTAGGCTATTCAGGGCATCAGGGCTACTCACGCTTTGGAGCCTCGCTATACGACAATCTACAGGGCATACCCGATGGTAGCCGCGATTCGCTGACACGTCAGTTTACCAAACAGGTTTTTGAATCCGACCAGGACGACATTCAGCACCGCCCGATTGTTCCGGCCAGCGAGTTAACCTCGTATCACCTCAGCCCGTTGCATCAGCACATTCAGCATTATCGGCTGCATACCAACAACCACTACCAGATTGGCAATGGTGAGATTGATGCTTTACTGGCTTTCCAGCAGAACGTTCGCCGGGAATACAGCCACCCCACTCAGGTCGATCAGCCCAGTTTATACGTGCGATTAAATACACTGAACTATGGCTTGCGCTATAATCTGCCGAACGTTGGGCACCTGGCCACTACGCTTGGTGTAAACGGCATGTATCAGGCCAACAAAAACAAGAACGGAACCGCCTTTCCCATTCCCGACTATCACCTGTTCGATGTCGGAACCTTCGTTTTTCTGAAATGGCAGGCTGATAAATTAACCCTAAGTGGGGGACTTCGCTACGATAACCGACGTTTGAGGGGTGATGATTTTTATGTTCGTACCAATCCGAAAACGGGGTTCGATGAGCGTGTGTCTCTTCCCGATACAGCGGGGGCAACCTTGCAATATCCTCAATTGAAACAGTCGTTTACCGGAATTTCGGCCAGCCTGGGCCTGACCTATGAGTTTTCGGACAACCTATCGCTGAAAGCCAATATTGCTCGAGGGTATCGTGCTCCCAGCATTACCGAGATTGCCTCGAACGGCCTGGACCCCGGTGCGCACATCGTGTACATTGGCAACCGGAACTTCCAGCCGGAGTTTAGTATTCAGGAAGACATTGGCCTGACCGCTACGTACCCGGATGTCAACTTCGGCGTCAGCGTCTTTAACAATTTCATTCTGAACTACATCTCGCTGGCCCAACTGGTGGATGATAAAGGCGAACCCGTTGTGATTGTACCAGGCAACAAAACATTTCAATACCAGCAGTCGTCGGCTCAGCTTTTCGGCTTCGAAACCCAGTTTAGCCTCCACCCCACTACCTGGAAGGGCTTTACGTTCGACAATACCATTGCTGTCGTTTACGGCTATAACCGGGGGGCACGTTATACGGATGCGGGTGTGCAGGGCGAGTACCTGCCGTTTATTCCCCCCCTGCGCATTTCGACAGGTGTCAGTCAGCAATTGCCTATCAAACGAGGGTGGTTATCTGATGTTACGGTTAAAGCGGATGTTGATCACAATGCCCGCCAGGATCGATACCTGGGCCTGAACGACACTGAAACGCCAACAGACGGCTACACGCTGGTAAACCTCGGCCTGGATAGCCAGATTCACATTGGGCGCGACCGACCGGCTTTGCGCTTTCTATTTCAGATCAACAACCTGTTCGATACAGCCTACCAGTCGAACCTGAGCCGATTGAAGTATTTCGAGTATTTCACCCAATCGCCTAACGGCCATCTGGGCATGTACGGCATGGGCCGAAATATCTGCCTAAAACTGACGATTCCGTTTAACTAG
- a CDS encoding tryptophan 2,3-dioxygenase family protein has translation MTESLSHQLAQLEQKFAAMGQDMTSYLEGLLQADYLTYWDYIHLETLLSLQNPKTAYPDELIFVTYHQITELYFKLVRHEIAQIAHAEPLTTSFFTARMQRVNRYFKLLEESFEVMIMGMEREQFLKFRMALLPSSGFQSVQFREIEIVSTDFRNLLISAPEYPAYVSDLYEYLYWKLGATELATQQKTLTLRQFDQHYKASLIRLAEDYEAKNLNHRFLHLVSSGQASTELVNVLREYDWRVNIRWKLAHLRSAVQYLHKEPEDIKATGGTNWQTYLPPVQQKRTFFPSLWSADELQHWGRSAELPV, from the coding sequence ATGACCGAATCGCTCAGCCATCAACTCGCCCAGCTCGAACAGAAGTTTGCGGCTATGGGGCAGGATATGACCTCCTACCTCGAAGGGTTACTACAAGCCGACTACCTGACCTACTGGGATTATATTCATCTCGAAACCCTGCTGTCGTTACAGAATCCTAAAACGGCTTATCCCGACGAGTTGATTTTTGTTACCTATCATCAAATTACGGAATTATACTTCAAGCTAGTCCGGCACGAAATCGCCCAGATTGCCCATGCCGAGCCCTTAACGACTAGCTTCTTCACTGCCCGCATGCAGCGCGTCAATCGGTATTTCAAGTTGCTTGAAGAGTCATTTGAGGTGATGATTATGGGCATGGAGCGCGAACAGTTTCTGAAATTTCGGATGGCACTGCTTCCGTCCAGCGGATTCCAGTCGGTGCAGTTTCGCGAAATTGAAATCGTTTCAACTGACTTTCGGAATTTATTGATATCGGCTCCCGAATATCCGGCTTACGTGAGCGACCTGTATGAGTATTTATATTGGAAACTCGGTGCCACCGAACTGGCTACGCAGCAAAAAACGCTGACACTCCGGCAGTTTGACCAGCACTACAAAGCCAGCCTGATCCGACTAGCCGAAGATTACGAAGCCAAAAACCTGAATCATCGATTTCTTCACCTGGTGTCATCCGGTCAGGCTTCGACCGAATTGGTCAATGTTCTTCGGGAGTACGACTGGCGGGTAAATATTCGCTGGAAGCTGGCCCACCTTCGGTCAGCGGTGCAGTATCTGCATAAAGAGCCGGAAGATATCAAAGCAACGGGTGGCACCAACTGGCAAACCTACCTGCCCCCTGTTCAACAGAAACGCACATTCTTCCCATCACTATGGTCGGCAGATGAGTTACAACACTGGGGACGCTCAGCAGAGTTACCTGTCTAA
- a CDS encoding SDR family oxidoreductase: protein MNVENKTIIISGASRGIGRATALLLAQHGANVVVTARNADELAELEKQATEGHVRGRIVAVPGDVSNEADMAAVVKTAIDQFQHIDVVINNAGYGVFKNVDELTATEWDDLMATNVKGTFLLTKAALPYLKAQGSGHIVVVASDVAKRTFAGGSLYTASKYAQEAFTGALRKEVRSFGIKVTGVYSGLVDSHFHAKGHGHETSQTWLKNEDMAESMLFIVSRPAHVVVDEFMIHPLSQEY, encoded by the coding sequence ATGAACGTAGAAAACAAAACCATCATTATTTCCGGAGCGTCGCGGGGCATTGGCCGGGCCACGGCTCTATTACTGGCTCAACACGGTGCCAACGTGGTTGTAACGGCCCGAAACGCCGACGAACTGGCCGAATTGGAAAAACAGGCTACCGAGGGTCATGTTCGGGGCCGTATCGTAGCCGTTCCCGGCGATGTGTCGAACGAAGCGGACATGGCGGCTGTCGTAAAAACGGCCATCGACCAGTTTCAGCACATCGACGTGGTGATTAACAATGCAGGCTATGGCGTTTTCAAAAATGTTGATGAACTCACCGCCACTGAATGGGACGACCTGATGGCGACCAACGTAAAAGGAACCTTTCTGCTCACTAAAGCTGCTCTGCCGTATCTGAAGGCGCAAGGCTCTGGCCATATCGTAGTAGTAGCCTCCGACGTAGCCAAGCGGACGTTTGCCGGTGGATCGCTCTACACCGCTAGTAAGTACGCACAGGAAGCATTTACAGGCGCGTTGCGGAAAGAAGTCCGGTCGTTTGGTATTAAAGTAACGGGTGTATATTCGGGGCTGGTCGATTCGCATTTTCACGCCAAAGGGCACGGTCACGAAACCTCTCAGACCTGGCTCAAAAACGAAGATATGGCCGAGTCGATGCTGTTCATCGTCAGCCGCCCAGCGCATGTGGTTGTGGATGAATTCATGATTCACCCGTTGTCGCAGGAGTATTAA
- a CDS encoding lipid II flippase family protein, whose product MSSQILLVALFTFVIHLVATLSLSVRVVGLQTLRWAVSFSLFNIMALFSRLANTLQAPLLAKTVELNIQSGRFDQIADFRWILAFTTLATATGALIFPSFQRLMTRLVETYYHHRSFSKLIVRSLSLSTVRTLPQHLKWPDSANWQAIRQKPNVPIRILVLNALANAIITVGVLATLYAGYINPDLRATAASMSGLINGIATIIMVLFVDPDIALLADEVTAGQHSTGYFRRYIIQVLLARLVGTILAQFLLVPFAHMVIWLAQHLYA is encoded by the coding sequence ATGAGTTCCCAAATTTTACTAGTTGCCTTATTCACGTTCGTGATTCATCTGGTCGCTACTCTGTCGTTAAGCGTTCGGGTGGTAGGGCTTCAAACGTTGCGTTGGGCGGTATCCTTCTCCCTATTCAATATCATGGCCCTCTTTTCCCGGTTGGCCAATACATTACAGGCTCCACTGCTGGCTAAAACAGTTGAGTTAAACATTCAGTCGGGCCGCTTCGACCAGATTGCGGATTTTCGGTGGATACTTGCCTTTACCACACTGGCAACGGCAACGGGTGCCCTAATATTTCCATCGTTTCAGAGACTGATGACGCGACTGGTCGAGACCTACTACCACCATCGTTCATTCAGCAAACTAATCGTTCGTAGTCTATCCCTATCAACGGTTCGAACACTTCCTCAACATCTGAAATGGCCCGACTCTGCCAACTGGCAGGCCATTCGGCAAAAACCCAATGTTCCGATACGCATACTTGTGCTGAATGCGTTGGCCAACGCCATTATCACCGTAGGTGTTCTGGCGACACTATATGCGGGTTATATCAATCCCGACCTACGGGCAACGGCGGCTTCTATGTCGGGCCTCATCAATGGAATTGCCACCATTATTATGGTACTTTTTGTCGACCCAGACATTGCGCTCCTGGCCGATGAAGTAACGGCTGGACAACACAGCACTGGCTATTTCCGCCGGTATATTATTCAGGTTTTACTGGCCCGTTTAGTCGGAACCATATTAGCCCAGTTTCTGCTGGTTCCCTTTGCCCATATGGTCATCTGGCTGGCACAGCATCTATACGCCTAG
- a CDS encoding nucleotidyltransferase domain-containing protein, which translates to MAVNSPKFAIQPEQILLLKAALFPAQEALSFWQQWKKERGLDQFIPTNINLLPSLFDPLDGDSQRLMPLVYRNLEKSGDPLVAHLRGIYRYTWMSNQRFLLKMSQVIDVLHQNSIDTIALKGIPLSLLYYEDMGVRLMYDLDVLVPTAKTDQALQALQAPPLSLKSSLFEAKHRHVLHAMHLWDANNVDVDLHWNLLYQHAYANADIPFWQARQPLKLINNQFTHALSPTHQLFHNLVHGYDWSEKPAIRWIADSYVIYTKPNLSIDWHALLDLAEQYNVKYPIQQALSLLESEFRLTLPSDVGVRLKKMPPSIAEKTYFSLVRKRTSNNIVKTIWYFRKNWLAYRLFRQGKSDLSMSRWIYRQVRFRLDWAKRDLSSNP; encoded by the coding sequence ATGGCAGTCAACAGCCCTAAATTTGCTATTCAGCCTGAACAGATTCTTTTGCTGAAAGCTGCCCTTTTTCCAGCCCAAGAAGCGCTTTCCTTTTGGCAACAATGGAAAAAAGAACGCGGGCTGGATCAGTTTATTCCTACTAATATCAATTTGTTGCCCAGCCTGTTCGATCCGCTCGATGGCGACTCACAACGACTGATGCCCCTCGTTTATCGTAACCTTGAAAAGTCTGGCGATCCACTTGTAGCACACCTGCGGGGTATTTACCGATACACTTGGATGAGCAATCAACGGTTTTTGCTCAAAATGAGCCAGGTGATCGACGTTCTGCATCAGAATAGTATTGACACCATTGCTCTCAAAGGCATTCCGCTTTCACTGCTCTATTACGAAGACATGGGCGTTCGGCTGATGTACGACCTGGATGTGCTGGTCCCTACTGCAAAAACCGATCAGGCGTTGCAAGCTCTTCAAGCCCCTCCCCTCTCACTGAAATCAAGTCTATTTGAGGCCAAGCATCGGCATGTCCTTCATGCCATGCACCTGTGGGATGCCAACAATGTGGATGTCGATCTGCACTGGAATCTGCTGTATCAGCATGCATACGCTAACGCCGATATTCCTTTCTGGCAAGCTCGTCAGCCACTCAAACTGATCAATAATCAGTTTACCCATGCTCTATCGCCAACTCACCAACTCTTTCATAATCTGGTGCATGGCTACGATTGGAGTGAAAAACCTGCCATTCGCTGGATTGCTGATAGTTATGTAATCTATACCAAGCCAAACCTCTCCATCGACTGGCACGCCTTACTCGACCTGGCTGAGCAATACAATGTTAAGTACCCTATTCAGCAGGCGTTGAGCTTACTCGAGAGTGAATTCCGTCTAACCCTGCCCTCAGATGTCGGGGTACGGTTAAAAAAAATGCCACCGAGTATTGCCGAGAAGACTTATTTTTCTTTGGTAAGAAAACGCACATCGAACAACATTGTTAAAACGATTTGGTATTTTCGAAAAAACTGGCTGGCCTATCGTCTGTTTCGCCAAGGCAAGTCAGACCTTTCAATGAGCCGCTGGATATATCGGCAGGTGCGGTTCCGACTCGACTGGGCCAAACGAGACCTGTCTTCTAATCCATGA
- a CDS encoding glycosyltransferase family 2 protein, giving the protein MSLSVSVVIPVYNAEPYITECIESVLAQTYQPQQIIVINDGSTDQSLDKLMPYAQHRLIQLQTRENRGVAATLNEAIDLAEGDLIAFLDADDVWLPYKLQQQVTCLQTNPSVDACFGYVRQFISPDLPLAVQAGIHCPSEPQPGWLKQTMLIRRNAFQKTGLFSTVYHTGDFIDWFMRAKEAGLPYIMLPDTVTFRRLHRSGLASQQQYQKEFVHILKAALDRRASHSSTPYGSQQP; this is encoded by the coding sequence ATGAGCCTGTCTGTCAGTGTGGTGATTCCTGTGTATAATGCGGAACCCTACATCACGGAATGTATCGAATCGGTTTTGGCGCAGACGTATCAGCCACAACAGATCATTGTGATCAACGACGGCTCTACGGATCAATCGCTGGATAAGCTGATGCCGTATGCCCAGCATAGATTGATTCAATTGCAAACGCGCGAAAACCGGGGGGTAGCCGCCACCCTGAATGAAGCCATCGACCTGGCTGAAGGTGATCTGATTGCGTTTCTGGATGCCGATGATGTCTGGCTACCCTATAAATTACAACAGCAGGTTACCTGCCTGCAAACGAACCCGTCAGTAGATGCCTGCTTTGGCTATGTTCGGCAGTTTATTAGCCCCGATCTTCCTTTAGCGGTTCAGGCAGGTATTCACTGTCCGTCGGAGCCACAACCGGGCTGGCTGAAACAAACAATGCTGATTCGCCGGAACGCTTTTCAGAAAACGGGTCTTTTTAGTACCGTATACCATACTGGCGATTTCATCGACTGGTTTATGCGTGCCAAAGAAGCCGGTTTGCCATACATCATGCTCCCCGATACAGTAACATTCCGCCGATTACACCGGAGTGGGCTAGCCTCACAGCAGCAGTACCAGAAAGAATTTGTTCACATCCTGAAAGCCGCCCTTGATCGACGTGCAAGCCATTCGTCCACTCCCTATGGCAGTCAACAGCCCTAA